AGTATAATATATTATTAAGATGATAATTTAAAGCTTAGATTGGAGTAAGAACATGTTTTTAATAGTTGGTTTAGGAAATATAGGAGTTAAATATCACCGTACAAGACATAATATTGGATTTGATTTTATAGATTTAGTGAGCAAAAAGTATAATATTACCTTAAATAGGGAAAAATTTAAAGGAAATTATGGAGAAGGGTTCATAGGACAAAATAAAGTTATATTATTGAAACCTGGTACTTATATGAATCTAAGTGGGGAAAGTGTAAGAGAAGCTGTAAATTTTTATAAGATTGAAAATGACCATATGATAATTATATATGATGATATAGATATAGATATTGGAAGGTTTAGAATAAGGTCTCGGGGAAGTGCTGGAGGACATAATGGTATAAAAAATATAATATTAAATCTAGGAACGGATGTATTTCCAAGAATAAAAATAGGTATTGGACATCCTACTGTAGATCTTGTATCTTATGTTCTTGGAAAGTTCTCTGAAGATGATAGGATTAATATAGAAAAGGTTTTAAAAACTAGTGTAGAAGCATTAGAGTGTATTACGGATTTTGGCATAGAAGTAGCTATGAATAAGTTTAATGGATTTAAGCTGTGAAATTTTATAATGTTACTTCAAACCGTTTAGTTTCTTTAATATAGAGAAACTAACGGTTATTGTGCGTTTGATTTTTTATGAATAAATATTATAGGGTGGTTGTTAAAATGAGACTAGATGGACTTATGGAACCTATTAGAAAAAGCAGTGAATTTGGAGATATTATAGCGGGGATAGATAGAAAGAAGTTTCCTATAGCGGTATTTGGACTTTCGGAATCTTCTAGAAGTTATTTAATATATGCAGTATATAATCAGCAAGATAAGCCTTTTTTAATCATTACTCATAGTGATGTAGAGGCTAGAAAGTTATACGAAGATTTGTGTTTCTATTTACCACAAGTATATTATTTTCCTACTAAAGAAGTAGTGTTCTATAATATAGATGCTATATCTGGGGATCTAAGATGGGAAAGATTAAAAGTTATAAGAGAAATGTTGAATCCGGGTAAAAAAATCATAATAACTTGTGTGGAATCCTTAGCTTCTGTATATGTGCCTGTAGAATTGTATAAAAATTACATATTTAAGATATCTGTGGGGGATAAAGTAGATTTTAAAAATATTAGTGAAAAATTAATACAGTGTGGATATGAGAGAATGGAAATGGTAGAGAGAAGAGGACAATTTTCTATAAGAGGGGGTATAATGGATATATATTCTCCTATTTCACAAGAACCCTATAGAGTTGAATTATTCGGTGATGAGGTAGAATCT
This genomic interval from Clostridium kluyveri contains the following:
- the pth gene encoding aminoacyl-tRNA hydrolase, which codes for MFLIVGLGNIGVKYHRTRHNIGFDFIDLVSKKYNITLNREKFKGNYGEGFIGQNKVILLKPGTYMNLSGESVREAVNFYKIENDHMIIIYDDIDIDIGRFRIRSRGSAGGHNGIKNIILNLGTDVFPRIKIGIGHPTVDLVSYVLGKFSEDDRINIEKVLKTSVEALECITDFGIEVAMNKFNGFKL